One stretch of Pradoshia sp. D12 DNA includes these proteins:
- a CDS encoding DnaD domain-containing protein has product MTIKNLSNWIKQANVVIPSYLLSSYKEMGLNEQEMMLLLHVENFSMNGNSFPTPAEISSVMNLTEMDCTNLLRKLVQHGFLDITEDEKPGYESYSIKPLFEKLAYHYLKEAKQTDFEEKVIKSESLYTVFEKEFGRPLSPFEGETLTMWLDEDQHSPDLVKAALKEAVISGKLSFRYIDRILFDWKKHSIKTLEQAKAYSERFRSYTKKSPAKTVPVAKELPLYNWLE; this is encoded by the coding sequence ATGACTATAAAAAATCTGTCGAATTGGATTAAGCAGGCGAATGTTGTCATACCCTCTTATTTGTTAAGCAGTTACAAAGAGATGGGATTAAATGAACAAGAGATGATGCTTTTACTACATGTTGAAAACTTTTCGATGAACGGGAATTCATTTCCCACTCCTGCTGAAATCTCTTCTGTAATGAACCTCACTGAAATGGACTGTACTAACCTGCTTAGAAAACTGGTTCAGCATGGTTTCTTAGATATTACAGAGGATGAAAAACCAGGTTATGAGAGCTATTCAATCAAGCCATTATTTGAAAAATTGGCCTATCATTATTTAAAAGAAGCTAAGCAAACCGACTTTGAAGAGAAAGTAATTAAGAGTGAATCCTTATATACCGTATTTGAAAAGGAATTTGGCCGGCCCTTATCACCCTTTGAGGGTGAAACATTAACGATGTGGCTGGATGAGGATCAGCATTCACCTGATTTGGTTAAGGCTGCTCTTAAAGAAGCCGTTATCTCCGGAAAGCTCAGTTTCAGATATATAGATCGTATTTTGTTCGATTGGAAGAAACACAGTATCAAAACGTTGGAACAAGCCAAGGCGTATAGTGAACGCTTCAGAAGCTACACGAAAAAAAGTCCTGCTAAAACTGTTCCCGTTGCTAAAGAGTTGCCATTATATAATTGGCTAGAATAG
- the asnS gene encoding asparagine--tRNA ligase: protein MKCTINEVYKYVNEEVKIGAWIANKRSSGKIAFLQLRDGTGFIQGVVVKAEVDEELFNTAKKITQETSVWVKGIVQEDERSPFGYELLVTGLEVIAEAVDYPITPKQHGTEFLMDHRHLWLRSKRQHAVMKIRNEIIRATYEFFNKEGFVKVDPPILTGSAPEGTSELFATKYFDEDAYLSQSGQLYMEAAAMALGKVFSFGPTFRAEKSKTRRHLIEFWMIEPEMAFVEFNENLEVQEQYVSYIVQSVLENCVIELKTLGRDTSKLENIKAPFPRITYDDAIKFLHEKGFDDIEWGDDFGAPHETAIAESYDKPVFITHYPTGIKPFYMQPAPDRDDVVLCADLIAPEGYGEIIGGSERIHDMDLLKARLDEHNLSMDAYKWYYELRQYGSVPHSGFGLGLERTVAWISGVEHVRETIPFPRLLNRLYP, encoded by the coding sequence GTGAAATGTACAATTAATGAAGTATATAAATATGTTAATGAAGAAGTTAAGATAGGTGCTTGGATTGCCAATAAACGTTCTTCAGGAAAAATTGCTTTCTTGCAGCTGCGCGATGGTACAGGCTTTATTCAAGGCGTAGTTGTCAAAGCAGAGGTTGATGAAGAATTATTCAATACCGCTAAGAAGATTACTCAGGAAACGTCCGTATGGGTGAAAGGTATTGTTCAGGAGGATGAGCGTTCCCCATTTGGTTACGAACTACTTGTAACAGGACTTGAAGTAATTGCAGAAGCAGTTGACTATCCGATTACACCGAAACAGCATGGCACTGAGTTCCTTATGGATCACAGACATTTATGGCTTCGTTCAAAGCGCCAGCATGCTGTCATGAAAATTCGTAATGAGATCATTCGTGCTACGTATGAATTCTTTAATAAAGAGGGCTTTGTAAAAGTTGACCCGCCGATTCTTACAGGAAGTGCTCCAGAGGGTACTTCAGAATTGTTCGCAACGAAATACTTTGATGAAGATGCTTATCTATCTCAAAGTGGACAATTATATATGGAAGCGGCAGCAATGGCACTTGGGAAAGTATTCTCCTTCGGTCCAACATTCCGTGCTGAGAAATCCAAAACGCGACGTCATTTAATCGAATTCTGGATGATTGAACCAGAGATGGCATTTGTTGAGTTCAATGAGAACTTAGAAGTTCAAGAGCAATATGTTTCCTATATCGTTCAATCTGTACTGGAAAATTGTGTGATTGAGCTGAAAACGCTAGGAAGAGATACTTCCAAATTAGAAAATATCAAAGCACCATTCCCTAGAATTACCTATGATGATGCAATTAAATTCTTGCATGAGAAGGGATTTGATGATATCGAGTGGGGCGATGATTTCGGTGCTCCTCACGAAACAGCAATTGCAGAAAGCTATGATAAGCCTGTGTTTATCACCCATTATCCTACAGGAATTAAGCCGTTCTACATGCAGCCTGCTCCTGACCGTGATGATGTTGTCTTATGTGCAGATTTAATTGCACCGGAAGGCTATGGTGAAATCATTGGTGGATCAGAACGTATCCACGATATGGATCTATTAAAAGCAAGACTTGATGAACATAATTTAAGTATGGATGCTTACAAATGGTATTATGAATTACGTCAATATGGTTCCGTTCCTCATTCTGGCTTCGGTCTTGGGCTAGAGAGAACGGTTGCTTGGATAAGCGGTGTGGAACATGTTCGTGAAACGATTCCATTCCCTCGTCTTTTAAATCGTCTATATCCTTAA
- a CDS encoding pyridoxal phosphate-dependent aminotransferase: MKLAKRVSALTPSSTLAITAKAKELKAQGLDIIGLGAGEPDFNTPANILEAAQKSMRDGHTKYTPSAGLQSLRKVVADKLQKDQGLTYSNGQIFIASGAKHALYTLFQAILDEEDEVLIPTPYWVSYPEQVKLADGVPVYIEGKEENQFKVTPLQIEKAITEKTRALIINSPSNPTGMIYTAEELQAIGEVCLKHDIIIVSDEIYEKLVYHNHEHVSIAELSEELKQQTIVINGVSKSHSMTGWRIGYAAGDQALIKAMTNLASHSTSNPTTTAQYATIEAYTGPQDQVEIMRSAFEQRLDAIYDQLLEIPGLTCLKPQGAFYLFPNVSKTAEMCGFNSVDDFVEDLLENALVAVVPGSGFGAPDNIRLSYAISLEALQEAVKRIKEYVINKSATKAE, translated from the coding sequence ATGAAATTAGCAAAAAGAGTATCAGCATTAACACCATCATCAACACTAGCAATAACAGCCAAAGCAAAAGAGCTTAAAGCCCAAGGTCTGGACATTATTGGACTTGGAGCAGGAGAACCAGATTTCAATACTCCAGCTAACATACTCGAAGCAGCGCAAAAGTCCATGCGGGATGGCCACACAAAATATACACCTTCTGCTGGATTGCAATCCCTGCGCAAGGTTGTCGCAGATAAACTGCAAAAAGATCAAGGACTAACATACAGTAACGGCCAAATTTTTATCGCTTCAGGTGCCAAGCACGCTTTATATACACTTTTTCAGGCAATTTTGGATGAAGAGGATGAAGTGCTGATTCCTACTCCATATTGGGTAAGCTATCCGGAACAAGTTAAATTGGCAGATGGAGTGCCTGTTTATATTGAAGGTAAAGAAGAAAATCAATTTAAGGTAACGCCTTTACAGATTGAAAAAGCAATTACTGAAAAAACGAGAGCGCTTATTATCAATTCACCAAGCAATCCTACCGGTATGATATACACAGCTGAAGAATTACAGGCGATTGGTGAGGTATGTTTAAAACATGATATTATTATAGTTTCAGATGAAATTTATGAGAAATTGGTCTACCACAACCATGAACATGTATCGATAGCAGAGCTTTCCGAAGAGCTTAAGCAGCAAACAATCGTCATTAACGGTGTTTCCAAATCCCATTCTATGACAGGATGGAGAATTGGTTATGCGGCAGGTGACCAAGCGTTAATTAAAGCAATGACGAACTTGGCAAGCCACAGTACGTCCAATCCGACAACGACCGCACAATATGCAACAATTGAAGCCTATACAGGACCGCAAGATCAAGTTGAAATTATGCGAAGTGCGTTTGAACAAAGATTGGATGCTATTTACGATCAATTGCTTGAGATACCGGGATTGACTTGTCTGAAACCTCAGGGGGCATTCTACCTGTTCCCAAATGTCTCAAAAACGGCAGAGATGTGTGGATTTAACAGTGTAGATGATTTTGTAGAAGATCTATTGGAAAATGCTCTGGTAGCCGTAGTTCCCGGTTCTGGCTTTGGTGCACCTGATAATATACGCTTATCGTATGCTATATCGTTAGAAGCACTTCAAGAAGCTGTTAAGCGTATAAAGGAATATGTGATAAATAAATCAGCAACAAAGGCTGAATAA
- a CDS encoding DUF5590 domain-containing protein encodes MKKVIWSIVIIILIGSGFFIQAIYAGDSTRKDAEKSAEDIARETAGMTEVDDFYLYNGNETWSVITGKTADGKKIGVWVPDDKKKKSQIIALSEGISKNKAIAIVKEKKNVKKIVSAHLGMENNQPLWEVTYKNNKDLYGYYYLNFKTGNLIRNYDNL; translated from the coding sequence ATGAAAAAAGTAATTTGGAGCATAGTGATTATTATCCTGATTGGCAGTGGCTTTTTTATTCAGGCTATCTATGCTGGTGACAGCACCAGGAAAGACGCTGAAAAGAGTGCAGAAGATATTGCCAGAGAAACAGCTGGAATGACAGAAGTGGATGATTTCTATTTATATAATGGAAATGAGACATGGAGTGTAATAACTGGCAAAACAGCAGATGGCAAAAAAATCGGTGTTTGGGTGCCGGATGATAAGAAAAAGAAAAGCCAGATTATTGCCCTCTCAGAAGGTATTAGTAAAAATAAAGCCATTGCAATCGTGAAAGAAAAAAAGAATGTGAAGAAGATTGTGTCTGCCCATTTGGGAATGGAAAATAATCAACCCTTATGGGAAGTAACCTATAAAAATAATAAAGACCTTTATGGGTATTATTACCTGAATTTCAAAACAGGCAATTTAATACGTAATTACGATAATCTGTAG
- a CDS encoding YpmA family protein: MESKVELLSSVKLTYTNDLYKIVDSLNKTLKKENLMFGLALDKQDQQTAVFSIYRT; this comes from the coding sequence ATGGAGAGTAAGGTAGAGCTATTATCAAGTGTTAAATTGACATACACGAATGATTTATATAAAATCGTTGATTCTTTAAATAAAACGTTGAAAAAAGAGAATTTAATGTTTGGCTTGGCATTAGATAAACAAGATCAACAAACAGCTGTTTTTTCAATATACCGTACATAA
- a CDS encoding exonuclease domain-containing protein, with translation MKSKYVVIDLETTGNNPKNGDRIIQIAANVIENGEITYQYSSYINPGRSIPLFIQELTGITDADVENAPTFKELAPYIIGVLDEAVFVAHNVLFDLTFLQAELERVGYERFLGYTVDTVELAKIVNPGMSSFKLEELGKAYGFLHERPHQADSDAYVTALLFIEFYKQLKKLPKPTIKSLYRLSFLLKSELKELLAEILNEYSTMSEPWRPDLDIYRGIAIVRQKSIESLTQQENEKKHISLDESALHNILKKSFKSHNVSLVEDGTRDFTGHIKAFYEYANENHVQVTIAAHTKHTAEQLMGIFQRDYSSKMIQNQVSILHSKEQYLSLPKFEQSMREKQQNYESTIAKMQILVWLTMTNTGCLEELNLSSGGREYWKEVAHHAHLHPRLLKPWTERDFYSRQMLAAKQAKIILSTHDSLISDIQTGDFLSECPNIVLEEANYFPSSVQSGLTKELSYVEVRNILNKIGTLDNRQLLRSVILLLKEKTTGSYNENQLAVLLEEIACSVESFYEALFTYGMKSKKDMDGPRVQCKLDFSELENKKYMDQLLKEANDLYDSLGLLVVQFQQILGELNQVPIEKLKRSQFNIIDELTKLSGEINLIRVTLNRFFKSLDTNDEVWASWNVKGNRNSVQIYAQPLSVSKWVNRNLLKPDSHILFISDVLTVGGSFHFISQQLGVQENKLSSLVIPPVKEQYLTILTPLKEKSGYTLIDFVKKQHKPLILLFQSQESLKTIYNDMKGLAEFTHIQLQAQGLSSGSAMKMLRNHLAVDQSILLMNYTGWDQVWHTYNGRSMILMVEPPVEMNSTIPDEDLISELIINLRSLLNTSPNYKKDSKWVLIENDLIRSDRSMFEHGLNYVKPIYRNM, from the coding sequence ATGAAAAGTAAGTATGTAGTAATCGACTTGGAGACTACAGGTAATAACCCTAAAAATGGTGATCGCATCATTCAAATTGCGGCTAACGTCATTGAAAATGGTGAAATCACATACCAATATTCATCTTACATAAATCCAGGGAGGTCCATCCCTCTATTCATACAGGAATTAACCGGTATTACGGATGCAGACGTGGAGAATGCACCGACATTTAAAGAGTTGGCACCCTACATTATTGGTGTATTGGATGAGGCTGTTTTTGTTGCTCATAACGTATTATTCGATTTGACATTTTTACAGGCTGAATTGGAACGTGTAGGGTATGAGCGTTTTCTTGGATATACCGTAGATACGGTGGAACTAGCAAAAATCGTCAATCCTGGAATGTCGAGTTTTAAACTAGAGGAGTTAGGAAAAGCCTATGGCTTTCTTCATGAGCGGCCACATCAAGCAGACAGTGATGCTTATGTAACGGCTCTTTTGTTTATCGAGTTTTACAAACAATTAAAGAAATTGCCGAAACCTACCATTAAATCATTATACAGATTATCATTTTTATTAAAAAGCGAGCTTAAAGAATTATTGGCTGAGATATTAAATGAATATTCAACGATGAGTGAGCCATGGAGACCAGATCTAGATATTTATCGTGGTATCGCAATTGTTAGGCAGAAATCAATTGAAAGCCTAACACAACAGGAGAATGAAAAAAAACATATTTCTCTTGATGAATCAGCGTTACATAACATATTAAAGAAGAGCTTTAAGAGTCATAACGTTAGTTTAGTAGAAGATGGGACACGGGATTTTACCGGACATATAAAAGCCTTTTATGAATATGCCAATGAAAATCATGTACAGGTAACCATAGCTGCCCATACTAAACATACAGCTGAACAGTTAATGGGTATTTTTCAGAGGGATTATTCTTCTAAAATGATTCAAAATCAAGTTAGCATATTGCATTCTAAGGAGCAGTATTTAAGTTTGCCGAAGTTCGAGCAATCGATGCGGGAAAAACAACAAAATTACGAAAGTACAATCGCAAAAATGCAAATATTAGTCTGGTTAACCATGACAAATACAGGCTGTTTGGAAGAGCTTAATTTATCCTCGGGGGGAAGAGAATATTGGAAGGAAGTAGCCCACCATGCCCATTTGCATCCACGCTTACTTAAGCCGTGGACGGAACGGGACTTCTATTCGAGACAGATGCTGGCTGCTAAGCAGGCAAAGATTATTCTTAGTACTCATGACAGTCTAATTTCGGATATTCAAACAGGGGATTTCTTAAGCGAGTGCCCTAATATAGTACTTGAGGAAGCTAATTATTTTCCATCCTCTGTTCAAAGCGGATTAACGAAAGAGCTGAGCTATGTAGAAGTGAGGAATATCTTGAATAAAATTGGAACTTTGGATAATCGGCAACTATTGAGATCTGTCATATTGCTTTTAAAGGAAAAAACGACCGGTTCATATAATGAAAATCAACTGGCTGTTTTATTGGAAGAAATCGCATGCAGTGTGGAGAGCTTTTATGAGGCATTGTTCACATATGGAATGAAAAGCAAAAAGGATATGGACGGACCTAGAGTGCAATGTAAGCTTGATTTTTCTGAGCTGGAGAATAAAAAATACATGGATCAATTATTAAAAGAAGCCAATGATCTGTATGACTCTCTCGGTTTATTAGTAGTACAATTTCAACAGATCCTTGGTGAGTTGAACCAAGTACCAATTGAAAAATTAAAGCGAAGTCAATTTAACATTATTGATGAATTAACAAAATTATCGGGGGAAATAAATTTAATCCGAGTTACTTTAAATAGGTTTTTTAAGAGTCTGGATACAAATGATGAGGTTTGGGCGAGTTGGAATGTAAAGGGAAATAGAAATTCAGTCCAAATATATGCCCAGCCCTTATCGGTCTCAAAATGGGTTAATCGAAACTTATTAAAGCCGGATAGCCATATTTTATTTATTTCAGATGTCTTGACGGTAGGTGGATCCTTCCATTTTATTTCACAACAATTAGGTGTTCAGGAAAACAAGTTGAGTAGCCTGGTGATCCCCCCGGTAAAAGAGCAATATTTAACGATATTGACTCCATTGAAGGAAAAGTCGGGATATACGCTGATTGATTTTGTGAAAAAGCAACATAAGCCCTTAATCCTTCTTTTTCAATCACAAGAATCATTAAAAACAATATATAATGATATGAAGGGATTAGCAGAATTTACGCACATACAGTTGCAGGCTCAGGGACTATCCTCCGGTTCTGCCATGAAAATGCTGCGAAATCATCTTGCTGTTGACCAATCAATTCTCTTAATGAATTACACTGGCTGGGATCAGGTTTGGCATACTTATAATGGCCGATCAATGATTTTAATGGTTGAGCCTCCAGTCGAAATGAACAGCACGATTCCAGATGAGGATTTAATATCTGAGTTAATCATTAATTTAAGAAGCTTGCTTAATACTTCTCCGAATTATAAAAAAGACAGCAAATGGGTCTTGATCGAGAATGATTTGATTCGGAGTGATAGAAGTATGTTTGAACATGGTCTAAATTACGTAAAGCCAATATACAGGAATATGTAA
- the panD gene encoding aspartate 1-decarboxylase, protein MFRNMMKAKLHRATVTEANLNYVGSITIDEDLLDAVDMLPNEKVQIVNNNNGARFETYIIPGKRGSGVICLNGAAARLVQEGDKIIIISYGLIEEAYVRSHRPKVAVLDEYNTIVEMLGAEPEATII, encoded by the coding sequence ATGTTTCGCAATATGATGAAAGCAAAGCTTCACAGAGCAACAGTTACTGAGGCAAACTTAAACTATGTAGGCAGTATTACAATTGATGAAGATTTATTAGATGCGGTAGATATGCTTCCAAATGAGAAAGTTCAGATTGTAAATAATAATAATGGTGCACGTTTTGAAACATATATCATTCCCGGTAAGAGAGGCAGTGGTGTAATCTGCCTAAATGGAGCTGCTGCCCGTCTAGTTCAGGAAGGTGATAAAATAATCATTATATCCTATGGATTAATAGAAGAAGCTTATGTAAGAAGCCATCGGCCTAAAGTGGCTGTTCTTGATGAGTATAATACAATTGTTGAAATGCTTGGAGCCGAACCAGAGGCAACGATCATTTAA
- the panC gene encoding pantoate--beta-alanine ligase, with the protein MKIISQINELREVLDLEREKKHSIGFVPTMGYLHEGHLSLIQEAREKNHVVVISIFVNPLQFGPNEDFDKYPRDMERDEELARNAGVDYLFYPTVQEMYGDKQTLTVKVHERTDVLCGKSRPGHFDGVATVLTKLFTIVHPTRTYFGLKDAQQVAVVEGIIHDFNFPIELVGVEIKREEDGLALSSRNINLTEQEREEAPFIYKSLCKVKAQLQKGASPAEALEKGKEYLQSHINGQIDYFEGLSYPDLSEITEHDQRIIFAVAVQYTSVRLIDNIIINL; encoded by the coding sequence ATGAAGATTATCAGCCAGATAAACGAACTGCGTGAAGTACTTGATTTAGAGAGGGAAAAGAAACATTCCATCGGATTTGTCCCAACTATGGGATATTTGCATGAAGGACATCTATCACTTATTCAAGAAGCAAGAGAGAAAAATCATGTGGTAGTTATCAGTATATTTGTAAATCCGCTTCAATTTGGTCCTAATGAGGATTTTGATAAATATCCACGCGATATGGAACGGGATGAAGAGCTGGCACGAAATGCAGGGGTGGATTATTTATTTTATCCAACAGTTCAGGAAATGTATGGGGATAAGCAAACCCTGACGGTAAAAGTGCATGAGCGCACCGATGTACTTTGCGGAAAATCCAGACCGGGTCATTTTGATGGAGTGGCGACTGTTCTGACAAAATTATTCACTATTGTCCATCCGACCCGAACTTATTTTGGACTGAAGGATGCTCAACAGGTTGCTGTAGTAGAAGGGATTATCCATGACTTTAATTTCCCGATTGAACTGGTTGGTGTTGAGATTAAGCGTGAAGAGGATGGTCTTGCATTAAGCTCCAGAAACATTAATTTAACAGAGCAGGAAAGAGAAGAAGCTCCATTTATCTATAAAAGTCTTTGCAAAGTGAAAGCTCAGCTGCAAAAAGGTGCCAGTCCCGCGGAAGCGCTTGAAAAGGGGAAAGAGTATTTGCAATCCCATATCAATGGTCAAATCGATTATTTTGAAGGATTATCCTATCCGGACTTGAGTGAGATTACAGAGCATGATCAAAGAATCATCTTTGCAGTGGCGGTTCAATATACGTCTGTTCGTTTAATCGACAACATTATCATAAATTTATAG
- the panB gene encoding 3-methyl-2-oxobutanoate hydroxymethyltransferase — protein MKFAVDFLKLKENREKISMLTAYDYPSAKLAEQAGVDMILVGDSLGMVILGYDSTVPVTIEDMIHHTKAVKRGAPNTFIVTDLPFLTYHTTNEEALKNAARLMQEAGADAVKMEGAGDVISKIKAMTDAGIPVVAHLGLTPQSVGVLGGYKVQGKTSEAAIKLLEDAKKCEEAGAMAVVLECVPYQVAEHISNELIIPTIGIGAGNGTDGQVLVYHDVLLYGVGRVAKFVKSYANLNDVIGYALSEHIKEVKSGIFPDRDHSFTMKEEELASLYGGEK, from the coding sequence ATGAAATTTGCTGTGGATTTTTTGAAACTAAAAGAAAACAGAGAAAAAATTTCAATGCTGACTGCGTATGATTATCCATCTGCTAAACTGGCAGAACAAGCGGGGGTCGATATGATTCTTGTAGGTGACTCTCTTGGAATGGTTATTTTAGGATATGATTCTACTGTTCCTGTCACTATCGAGGATATGATTCATCATACGAAGGCTGTTAAAAGAGGCGCACCTAACACATTTATCGTGACGGATCTGCCGTTTTTGACGTATCACACAACAAATGAGGAAGCGTTAAAAAATGCTGCAAGACTTATGCAGGAGGCAGGGGCTGATGCGGTCAAAATGGAGGGTGCCGGAGATGTTATTAGCAAAATAAAAGCGATGACAGATGCAGGTATACCGGTAGTGGCGCATTTAGGCTTAACACCGCAATCAGTTGGTGTACTTGGAGGTTATAAAGTCCAGGGTAAAACAAGTGAGGCGGCAATTAAACTTTTGGAGGATGCGAAAAAGTGTGAAGAAGCCGGGGCAATGGCCGTTGTGCTTGAATGTGTACCTTATCAGGTCGCTGAACATATATCGAATGAACTAATAATCCCAACAATCGGGATTGGTGCTGGTAACGGTACGGATGGTCAGGTTCTCGTTTATCATGATGTTTTATTATATGGTGTAGGCAGAGTGGCCAAGTTTGTAAAATCCTATGCTAATCTAAATGATGTGATTGGCTATGCTTTGTCTGAGCATATAAAAGAAGTGAAATCGGGAATTTTTCCGGATCGTGATCACTCATTCACGATGAAGGAAGAAGAACTAGCCTCATTGTATGGAGGAGAAAAATGA
- a CDS encoding biotin--[acetyl-CoA-carboxylase] ligase: MAHSREQTLKHEIAKAFAKAGEDYISGQALADLVGCSRVAIWKHIDQLRQEGYEIEAVKKKGYRLLKKLDSLRATDILMGLQTEFVGQSIYSYDTVSSTQVVARELAGSGAKDGTAVISDEQTEGTGRLKRKWHSPSNGGIWLSMIMRPDIPPYHAPQLTLLTAVAVVQTLNKFGVNAGIKWPNDVLVEGRKIAGILTELHAESDQIHHVIIGIGMNINQPLESFPDELKEIATSVLIEKKQRVDRSEFLQSFFKNFEDIYLLYLEKGFEPIKQLWEKLTITIGKKVTVQSLRGSLTGLATGINDDGVLIIMDDEQKSHLVYSGDITVHQ; the protein is encoded by the coding sequence ATGGCTCATTCAAGAGAACAAACTTTAAAGCATGAGATTGCCAAAGCATTTGCGAAAGCTGGAGAGGATTATATATCAGGACAGGCATTAGCTGATTTAGTTGGCTGTTCAAGAGTGGCGATATGGAAGCATATTGACCAGCTGCGTCAGGAAGGCTACGAAATTGAGGCTGTAAAGAAAAAGGGGTATCGGCTCTTGAAAAAATTAGATTCTCTAAGGGCCACTGATATTCTAATGGGGTTACAGACTGAATTTGTAGGACAATCTATATATTCTTATGATACAGTCTCATCCACTCAAGTTGTTGCCAGAGAACTTGCGGGAAGCGGAGCTAAAGATGGTACAGCTGTGATTAGTGATGAACAAACGGAAGGTACAGGGCGATTAAAAAGAAAGTGGCATTCTCCTTCAAATGGAGGGATCTGGTTAAGTATGATTATGAGACCTGATATTCCTCCCTACCATGCCCCTCAGCTCACGTTGTTAACAGCTGTAGCTGTTGTTCAGACACTAAACAAATTTGGTGTGAATGCAGGAATCAAATGGCCAAATGATGTGTTGGTAGAAGGAAGGAAGATTGCGGGAATACTAACAGAGCTTCATGCGGAGTCCGATCAAATTCATCATGTGATTATCGGCATTGGCATGAATATAAACCAGCCCCTTGAATCGTTTCCTGATGAGTTAAAAGAGATCGCTACTTCTGTCTTAATCGAGAAGAAACAAAGAGTAGATCGATCTGAATTTTTACAAAGCTTTTTTAAGAATTTTGAAGATATATATCTACTTTATTTAGAAAAAGGTTTTGAACCAATAAAACAGCTTTGGGAAAAGCTTACCATTACCATTGGGAAGAAGGTCACCGTCCAAAGCCTGCGAGGATCTTTAACTGGCTTGGCAACCGGAATTAATGATGATGGTGTATTGATTATCATGGATGATGAGCAAAAAAGCCATTTGGTTTATTCCGGAGATATAACTGTGCATCAATAA
- a CDS encoding CCA tRNA nucleotidyltransferase, whose product MNQEFIRARPVLDQLTAKGYEAYFVGGAVRDTLMGKEIDDVDIATSATPEQVKEIFTHTVDVGIDHGTVLVLYKGDSFEITTFRTESAYKDYRRPDSVIFVTSLHEDLKRRDFTMNAIAMDQDGKLYDPFDGEKAIHTKVIETVGPADERFSEDALRILRAVRFVSQLGFTLHENTRSALRKNADLLLHIAQERKTAEFQKMVLGQYPEKGLKIAADEGLLAYFPGFGQFAAHIEQFLALPLNRCESFEEWMALIALFNGQDQSLYSHWKLSSSQMKKIGLLIRETKKRESSSFTPYTIYQLGLENTLSVERVWSVYHHADPDYDAITDLHARMPIHKETVIEVSGNDLMKWADKPGGPWIKELMHEVINGILDHKVPNKKELIKQWLIQENKL is encoded by the coding sequence ATGAACCAGGAATTTATCAGAGCGCGTCCTGTTTTGGATCAGTTAACGGCGAAGGGGTATGAAGCCTATTTTGTTGGTGGAGCCGTTAGGGATACTTTAATGGGGAAGGAAATTGATGATGTGGATATTGCTACCTCCGCCACTCCCGAGCAAGTAAAGGAAATTTTCACCCATACAGTAGACGTTGGTATTGATCATGGAACTGTATTAGTGCTTTATAAAGGAGACTCGTTTGAGATCACGACATTTAGAACAGAATCTGCATATAAAGATTATCGACGGCCAGATTCAGTCATCTTTGTAACCTCTTTGCATGAGGATTTAAAGAGAAGAGATTTTACGATGAATGCAATTGCCATGGACCAGGATGGAAAATTGTATGATCCATTTGATGGAGAAAAAGCTATACATACAAAGGTAATCGAGACGGTTGGTCCGGCGGATGAACGATTTAGTGAGGATGCGCTAAGGATTCTTCGTGCTGTTCGATTTGTAAGCCAGCTAGGGTTTACATTGCATGAAAATACACGATCGGCATTACGGAAAAATGCCGATTTACTCTTACATATAGCACAGGAACGGAAAACAGCTGAGTTTCAAAAAATGGTTCTTGGGCAATATCCAGAAAAAGGGTTAAAAATTGCTGCAGACGAAGGTTTGCTAGCCTATTTTCCGGGTTTTGGTCAATTTGCGGCTCATATAGAGCAGTTTCTTGCACTACCCTTAAACCGTTGTGAATCATTTGAAGAATGGATGGCTTTGATTGCCCTCTTTAATGGTCAGGATCAATCCCTATACAGTCACTGGAAGCTTTCTTCAAGTCAAATGAAAAAAATAGGTCTGTTGATCCGTGAAACGAAGAAAAGAGAGAGTTCCTCATTTACTCCCTATACCATTTATCAGCTTGGCCTTGAAAACACCCTGAGCGTGGAAAGGGTTTGGTCAGTATATCATCATGCGGACCCAGACTACGACGCAATCACTGATCTGCATGCTCGTATGCCAATTCATAAGGAAACTGTTATAGAGGTTTCCGGAAACGACCTGATGAAATGGGCTGATAAACCAGGTGGACCGTGGATTAAGGAGCTTATGCATGAAGTGATTAACGGAATTCTGGATCATAAGGTCCCGAATAAAAAGGAGTTAATTAAACAATGGCTCATTCAAGAGAACAAACTTTAA